Proteins from one Pontibacter korlensis genomic window:
- a CDS encoding HAD family hydrolase, which translates to MEKFVIFDMDGVLVDSEPIHIELEKLLFSQLNIQVPTTLHHSFVGMAPKRVWETLIREFDLPHTVEELFRLEKEVKHRELQARQIQCIPAVDELLATLKENGYKLSVASSSPHNIIDLILEKLEFRHYFDFVVSSEDVRDGKPAPDIFLEVAQRYQIPAANFIVIEDSSNGVKGAKAAGMKCIGYKSANSGNQDLSLADLVTEDFSQLRLEDIEELRTGTLLF; encoded by the coding sequence ATGGAAAAATTCGTGATCTTCGATATGGACGGCGTGCTAGTGGACAGTGAGCCTATCCACATAGAGCTGGAGAAGCTTCTGTTCAGCCAGTTAAACATACAGGTGCCTACCACCCTGCACCACAGCTTTGTGGGCATGGCCCCCAAACGAGTATGGGAAACCTTGATACGGGAGTTTGACCTCCCACATACGGTAGAAGAGCTTTTCCGGCTTGAAAAGGAGGTAAAACATAGGGAACTACAGGCCCGCCAAATCCAGTGCATCCCGGCAGTGGACGAGCTGCTGGCCACTTTAAAGGAAAACGGTTACAAACTCTCTGTGGCTTCCTCCTCTCCCCACAACATCATTGACCTGATCCTGGAGAAACTGGAGTTCAGGCATTACTTTGATTTTGTTGTAAGCAGTGAGGACGTGCGCGATGGGAAACCAGCTCCGGATATATTTCTGGAGGTGGCACAACGTTACCAAATACCAGCGGCTAACTTTATCGTGATAGAAGACAGCAGCAACGGCGTTAAGGGCGCCAAAGCCGCTGGCATGAAGTGTATCGGCTACAAATCGGCTAACTCTGGGAACCAGGACCTTTCCCTGGCCGACCTAGTTACGGAAGACTTCAGCCAGCTGCGCCTGGAAGACATTGAAGAGCTGCGCACCGGCACTCTCTTATTTTAA
- a CDS encoding rhomboid family intramembrane serine protease, translating into MSVTVILIIITVGISLYAWQNQDLMHKWIFQPYAVQRDNSWYRFLTSGFLHADFTHLLFNMFTLFFFGDVVEYVFTSAYGPITGILLYLLVYLGGIIVSDIPTYFKHRNDPPYRALGASGGVASIVFASILFFPTLDICLFAFLCLPGFIFGILYMMYSYFSGKRMGDNINHDAHLYGALYGFLLSLLLVPSALPNFFNQIANWRMF; encoded by the coding sequence ATGAGCGTTACCGTTATATTAATCATTATTACAGTTGGCATTTCGCTGTACGCCTGGCAAAACCAGGACCTGATGCATAAGTGGATCTTTCAGCCATACGCCGTACAGCGCGACAACTCCTGGTATCGCTTTCTTACATCTGGTTTCCTGCACGCTGACTTCACACACCTGTTGTTTAACATGTTCACGCTGTTCTTCTTTGGCGATGTGGTGGAGTATGTGTTTACATCTGCTTACGGACCTATTACTGGCATACTTTTATACCTGCTCGTGTACTTAGGTGGCATTATCGTATCAGATATCCCTACTTATTTCAAGCACCGCAATGATCCTCCGTACCGGGCATTGGGTGCCTCAGGTGGGGTAGCAAGCATTGTTTTTGCCAGCATACTTTTCTTTCCTACACTGGATATCTGTCTCTTTGCCTTTCTGTGTTTACCGGGCTTCATCTTCGGTATCCTGTACATGATGTACTCGTATTTCTCGGGCAAGCGTATGGGAGATAACATAAACCACGATGCCCACTTGTATGGTGCCTTGTATGGCTTTTTGCTGAGCTTGTTGTTAGTGCCTAGCGCACTGCCTAACTTCTTCAACC